The Bifidobacterium animalis subsp. animalis ATCC 25527 genome has a segment encoding these proteins:
- the carB gene encoding carbamoyl-phosphate synthase large subunit, which translates to MPKRTDIKSVMVIGSGPIVIGQAAEFDYSGTQACRVLREEGVRVILVNSNPATIMTDPEMADATYIEPISTTILEKIIAKERPDALLPTLGGQTALNAAVALGEAGVLKKYDVELIGASLEAIDRGEDRESFKKVVEEAGAESARSDIAHTLEEVDAIAERFGFPLVVRPSFTMGGLGSGIAHDTEELHRIAGAGIHYSPTDEVLIEEGIEGWKEYELELMRDRNDNVVVVCPIENVDPVGVHTGDSITVAPVFTLTDREYQKLRDIGIAIIRGVGVDTGGCNIQFAIHPDTGRIIVIEMNPRVSRSSALASKATGFPIAKIATKLALGYTLDEIQNDITKSTPASFEPTIDYVVTKVPRFAFEKFPGADPTLTTSMKSVGEAMALAGNFQESLGKAMRSIDKRHMGFSWDGEKPSEGEVHELLEQMRIPTEHRYLQVMRAIWGGATPEQIFNATKIDPWFIDQFFQINATAMQVRDAETLSKRLLRKAKLAGLSDVQIAHLRRLGDEGENTIRELRWNYGLHPVFKTVDTCAAEFAAQTPYYYSCYADETELRKRERKAVIILGSGPNRIGQGIEFDYTCVHAVQELGKDYDTIMVNCNPETVSTDYDMSDRLYFEPLTFEDVLEIYEAEKKQGPIKGVIVQLGGQTPLSLAARLKAAGVPILGTTPEAIDLAENRELFGEVLRQEHLNAPRFGTALSLEEAREAAHDIGYPVLVRPSYVLGGRGMEIVYDDAQLETYVNRALSEAKADTVVSGRLPSPLLIDKFLQDAIEIDVDALFDGEELYIGGIMEHIEEAGVHSGDAACTLPPSTLSDDQIRRLREATLAIAKGCQVRGLMNVQYAFMANTLYVIEANPRASRTVPFASKATGVALAKAAARIMAGETIEQQRENGLLLPYGDGGDVRLGQQVAVKESVLPFKRFRTPVGKTVDILLGPEMRSTGEVMGFDRDFPHAFAKSQLASYEGGLPTNGNVFISVNDTDKRQLPLFAVRLVELGFEIWATEGTASVLRRYGIESKIVDKIHSRVDTDPEHPVEIQHAAGSVGKNVVELIEEGEIDLILNTPNSRGSRSDGYSIRAAAIAADIPQYTTMTEFSAVLLAIEAVKKNDYEVMSIQEHSRELYELERKHKEEGEEARAQ; encoded by the coding sequence ATGCCTAAGCGCACAGACATCAAGTCGGTGATGGTTATTGGCTCCGGCCCGATCGTAATCGGCCAGGCGGCCGAATTCGATTACTCGGGCACCCAGGCGTGCCGGGTGCTGCGCGAGGAAGGCGTGCGGGTCATTCTCGTCAACTCGAATCCCGCCACGATCATGACCGATCCGGAGATGGCCGATGCCACCTACATCGAGCCGATCTCGACTACCATTCTCGAGAAGATCATCGCCAAGGAACGCCCGGATGCATTGCTGCCCACGCTTGGTGGCCAGACCGCGTTGAACGCCGCAGTGGCTCTTGGCGAGGCCGGTGTGCTCAAGAAGTACGATGTGGAGCTCATCGGCGCCTCGCTGGAAGCCATCGACCGCGGTGAGGACCGCGAGTCGTTCAAGAAGGTGGTGGAGGAGGCCGGCGCCGAGTCGGCACGCTCCGACATCGCCCACACCTTGGAGGAAGTGGACGCCATTGCCGAACGATTCGGTTTCCCGCTGGTCGTGCGTCCGTCGTTCACCATGGGAGGCCTCGGCTCCGGCATCGCGCACGACACCGAGGAGCTGCACCGCATCGCCGGTGCCGGCATTCACTATTCGCCGACCGACGAGGTGCTCATCGAAGAGGGCATCGAGGGCTGGAAGGAATACGAGCTCGAGCTCATGCGCGATCGCAACGACAACGTCGTGGTCGTCTGCCCGATCGAGAACGTCGACCCGGTCGGCGTGCATACCGGCGACTCGATCACCGTCGCCCCGGTCTTCACGCTGACCGACCGCGAGTATCAGAAGCTGCGTGACATCGGCATCGCGATCATTCGTGGTGTGGGTGTCGACACCGGCGGCTGCAACATCCAGTTCGCCATTCACCCCGACACGGGCCGCATCATCGTCATCGAGATGAACCCGCGCGTATCGCGTTCCTCCGCGCTGGCGTCGAAGGCCACAGGCTTCCCGATCGCCAAGATAGCTACGAAGCTCGCGCTCGGCTATACGCTCGACGAGATCCAGAACGACATCACGAAGTCGACGCCTGCCAGCTTCGAGCCCACCATCGACTATGTGGTCACCAAGGTGCCGCGGTTCGCTTTCGAGAAGTTCCCCGGCGCCGATCCGACGCTGACCACTTCAATGAAGTCGGTGGGCGAGGCCATGGCTTTGGCGGGCAACTTCCAGGAGTCGCTTGGCAAGGCCATGCGCTCCATAGACAAACGCCATATGGGCTTCAGCTGGGACGGCGAGAAGCCTAGCGAGGGCGAGGTGCACGAGCTGCTCGAGCAGATGCGTATTCCCACCGAACACCGTTACCTGCAGGTCATGCGTGCGATCTGGGGAGGTGCGACGCCGGAACAGATCTTCAACGCCACGAAGATCGACCCGTGGTTCATCGACCAGTTCTTCCAGATCAACGCTACCGCCATGCAGGTGCGCGACGCAGAGACGCTCTCGAAGCGCCTGCTCAGGAAGGCGAAGCTCGCCGGTCTGTCGGACGTGCAGATCGCACATCTGCGCAGACTCGGTGACGAAGGCGAGAACACGATTCGCGAACTGCGCTGGAACTACGGGCTGCACCCGGTGTTCAAGACGGTCGATACCTGTGCCGCCGAATTTGCCGCGCAAACACCGTACTACTATTCGTGCTATGCCGATGAGACCGAACTGCGCAAGAGGGAACGCAAGGCTGTGATCATTCTCGGCTCCGGACCCAACCGCATCGGCCAGGGCATCGAGTTCGACTACACATGCGTGCACGCTGTGCAGGAGCTCGGCAAGGACTATGACACGATCATGGTCAACTGCAATCCCGAAACCGTGTCCACCGACTACGACATGTCGGATCGTCTGTATTTCGAACCGCTCACCTTCGAGGACGTGCTTGAGATCTACGAGGCCGAGAAGAAGCAGGGTCCGATCAAGGGTGTGATTGTGCAGCTCGGTGGCCAGACGCCGCTTTCGCTCGCCGCACGTCTCAAGGCCGCCGGTGTGCCGATTCTCGGCACGACTCCCGAGGCCATCGACTTGGCCGAGAACCGCGAGCTGTTCGGTGAGGTGCTGCGTCAGGAACATCTCAACGCGCCGCGTTTCGGCACCGCGCTGAGCCTCGAAGAGGCCCGTGAAGCTGCCCACGACATCGGCTACCCGGTGCTGGTGCGCCCCAGCTACGTGCTCGGCGGCCGCGGCATGGAGATCGTGTACGACGATGCGCAGCTGGAGACCTACGTGAACCGCGCACTGAGTGAGGCGAAAGCCGACACCGTGGTGTCGGGGCGTCTTCCCTCCCCGCTGCTCATCGACAAGTTCCTGCAGGACGCCATCGAAATCGACGTCGATGCGCTGTTCGACGGCGAGGAACTGTATATCGGTGGCATCATGGAACACATTGAGGAGGCGGGCGTCCATTCCGGCGACGCCGCCTGCACATTGCCGCCAAGCACGCTGAGCGACGACCAGATTCGACGTCTGCGCGAGGCGACCCTGGCCATAGCCAAGGGTTGCCAGGTACGGGGTCTCATGAATGTGCAGTATGCCTTCATGGCCAACACACTGTATGTGATCGAGGCGAATCCACGCGCTTCTCGTACTGTGCCATTCGCTTCGAAGGCCACCGGCGTGGCTCTAGCGAAGGCTGCGGCCCGCATCATGGCAGGCGAGACGATTGAGCAGCAGCGTGAGAACGGCTTGCTGCTGCCTTATGGCGATGGCGGCGATGTGCGCCTCGGCCAGCAGGTCGCCGTGAAGGAGTCGGTGCTGCCGTTCAAGCGCTTCCGCACCCCGGTCGGCAAGACCGTCGACATTCTGCTCGGACCCGAGATGCGTTCCACTGGCGAGGTGATGGGCTTCGACCGCGACTTCCCACATGCCTTCGCCAAGAGCCAGCTGGCCTCCTACGAGGGCGGACTGCCGACGAACGGCAACGTGTTCATCTCGGTGAACGACACCGACAAGCGTCAGCTACCGCTGTTCGCCGTGCGTCTGGTGGAGCTTGGGTTCGAGATCTGGGCCACCGAGGGCACTGCATCGGTGCTGCGCCGCTACGGCATCGAATCGAAGATCGTCGACAAGATTCACAGCCGGGTGGACACCGATCCCGAGCATCCGGTTGAAATCCAGCATGCCGCGGGTAGCGTTGGCAAGAACGTCGTCGAGCTCATCGAGGAAGGCGAGATCGATCTCATCCTCAACACGCCGAACTCCCGTGGTTCCCGTTCCGACGGCTATTCGATCCGTGCCGCGGCCATTGCCGCCGACATTCCTCAGTACACGACGATGACGGAATTCTCCGCAGTGCTGCTGGCCATCGAAGCCGTGAAGAAGAATGATTACGAGGTGATGAGCATTCAGGAGCACTCCCGTGAGCTCTATGAACTCGAACGCAAGCACAAGGAAGAAGGCGAGGAAGCGCGAGCGCAATGA
- the pyrF gene encoding orotidine-5'-phosphate decarboxylase has protein sequence MTQSLTDKEREAMHSDFGLRLSNSMKQYGPLCVGIDPHRGVLENWGYSVDAEGAELFAMRMLQAASGRAAAVKFQLSMFERYGSRGFVALERALYAARQMELITIVDCLHGGLPTTISAIADAYFKPGAPMLADAITLLPYYGARSLGGVINDALDNGRGVFIASLTSNPEGASLQTAIRQNGEYKGKTVAYGIAATAQKYNNSVKGLGSVGLIIGATISQWLQESGIEPGDFTGPILSPGYGWQGAEGSDLKNVFHGTNGNVLVTVSRAISQSGPDMDALIESTQTIAADVRKALREATDGTSTAPRGHMANPKGLRTWEEQ, from the coding sequence ATGACACAATCGCTCACAGACAAGGAACGCGAGGCCATGCACTCCGACTTCGGATTGCGGCTGAGCAACTCAATGAAGCAATACGGGCCGCTATGCGTGGGCATTGACCCGCATAGGGGCGTGCTCGAGAACTGGGGGTACAGCGTCGACGCCGAAGGCGCGGAGCTCTTCGCCATGCGTATGCTTCAGGCGGCCAGCGGCAGGGCCGCAGCCGTCAAGTTCCAGCTCTCCATGTTCGAACGCTACGGCTCCCGCGGTTTTGTGGCGCTGGAACGCGCCCTGTACGCGGCCCGTCAGATGGAGCTCATCACCATTGTCGACTGCCTGCATGGCGGCTTGCCAACCACCATCTCGGCCATTGCCGACGCCTATTTCAAGCCGGGTGCGCCCATGCTTGCCGATGCGATCACGTTGTTGCCATACTACGGTGCGCGGTCGCTCGGCGGTGTGATCAACGATGCGCTTGACAATGGGAGGGGAGTCTTCATCGCCTCGCTCACGTCGAACCCGGAGGGCGCGAGTCTGCAGACCGCAATCCGCCAGAACGGCGAGTACAAAGGCAAGACAGTGGCCTATGGCATCGCCGCGACCGCTCAGAAGTACAATAATTCGGTGAAGGGCCTCGGCTCGGTCGGACTCATCATTGGCGCGACCATTAGCCAATGGCTGCAGGAAAGCGGCATCGAACCGGGCGATTTCACAGGGCCGATCCTCTCGCCGGGCTACGGTTGGCAAGGTGCGGAGGGCAGCGATCTGAAGAACGTGTTCCATGGCACCAACGGCAATGTGTTGGTGACGGTGTCCCGCGCGATTTCGCAAAGCGGGCCCGACATGGATGCGCTCATCGAAAGCACCCAGACCATTGCCGCCGATGTACGCAAGGCATTGCGCGAAGCCACCGACGGCACGTCGACGGCGCCACGCGGACACATGGCGAATCCAAAAGGATTGCGCACTTGGGAGGAACAATGA
- the gmk gene encoding guanylate kinase produces the protein MSEQSRQSQATERQGGRLIVLTGPTAVGKGTVETALRKAHPEVWVSVSATTRDPRPGERDGVNYWFISEPEFLRRQEAGEFLETAVVHGMAHYGTPLEPVREHLAGNVPTILEIDLQGARRVKERAKELGLDVVYVFIAPPSFDELKKRLIGRGTETPEQQAKRLETAKVELAAEPEFDVTIVNEQVDKAARDLWNVIAQEYGLPQDSD, from the coding sequence ATGAGCGAACAATCCCGGCAATCGCAGGCAACCGAGCGGCAAGGCGGCCGGCTGATCGTACTCACCGGTCCCACAGCCGTGGGCAAGGGCACCGTCGAGACGGCGTTACGCAAGGCTCATCCGGAGGTCTGGGTTTCGGTCTCTGCCACCACGCGCGATCCACGGCCGGGGGAACGCGATGGCGTGAACTACTGGTTCATAAGCGAACCCGAATTCCTGCGCAGGCAGGAGGCGGGGGAGTTCCTCGAAACCGCCGTCGTGCATGGCATGGCGCACTACGGCACGCCGTTGGAACCCGTACGTGAGCACTTGGCGGGGAACGTGCCGACGATCCTCGAGATCGACCTGCAGGGTGCGCGCCGCGTCAAGGAGCGCGCGAAGGAACTCGGACTCGACGTGGTTTACGTGTTCATCGCGCCACCAAGCTTCGACGAGCTCAAGAAACGTCTGATCGGGCGTGGGACGGAGACGCCTGAACAGCAGGCGAAGCGGCTCGAGACCGCGAAGGTGGAGCTGGCGGCGGAGCCCGAGTTCGATGTGACGATCGTGAACGAGCAGGTGGACAAAGCGGCACGGGACTTGTGGAACGTCATCGCACAGGAATACGGATTGCCACAGGACTCCGACTGA
- the ilvD gene encoding dihydroxy-acid dehydratase, which translates to MEMRSAKIMNGRMFAGARALYRAAGVDSKDFGKPIVAIANSFDEFVPGHVHLNKVGRLVSEAVKKAGGIPREFNTMAVDDGIAMGHTGMLYSLPSREIIADTVEYQVNAHCADALICISNCDKITPGMLMAALRLNIPTVFVSGGPMEAGTTVLPDGTVKENTDLIDVMYASADDSMSDDDLLAFERTVCPTCGSCAGMFTANSMNCLTEAIGLALPGNGTVLASHGYRKQLFERAAQQVVKIANQYYQHDDESVLPRSIATKHAFENAMTMDVAMGGSTNTVLHILAMAQSADVDFTLNDIERISHTVPCICKASPSGEWEISDVHRAGGITGILGELDRAGKLHRDVHSIDYPSLEAKLDEWDIMRDSCTEYAKEFYRAAPGHIVSPEPWTHETKFDSLDTDRVNGAIHDIDHPAVTEGGLAVLRGNLAPDGAVVKTAGVPKEIWKFRGPALVVESQEQAVEVILNDTLKPGQALIIRYEGPKGGPGMQEMLYPTSFVKGKGIGKDVALITDGRYSGGSSGLSIGHVAPEAASGGNIALVENGDIITIDIPNRTINVELTDEELAERRAKLEAGDGYVAHRDRKVSQALKAFAAFARSADKGATRDPELIDRLSGLA; encoded by the coding sequence ATGGAAATGCGATCTGCAAAAATCATGAACGGACGAATGTTCGCCGGTGCCCGTGCGCTCTACCGTGCGGCCGGCGTTGACAGCAAGGATTTCGGCAAGCCGATCGTCGCCATTGCCAACTCCTTCGACGAATTCGTCCCCGGGCACGTACATCTCAACAAAGTAGGACGTCTCGTCTCCGAGGCCGTGAAGAAGGCCGGCGGCATCCCACGCGAGTTCAACACCATGGCCGTCGACGATGGCATCGCCATGGGACACACCGGCATGCTGTACTCCCTGCCTAGCCGCGAGATCATCGCCGATACCGTGGAATACCAGGTGAACGCGCATTGTGCGGACGCGCTGATCTGCATCTCGAACTGCGACAAGATCACACCGGGCATGCTCATGGCGGCGTTGCGTCTCAACATTCCGACCGTGTTCGTCTCCGGCGGCCCCATGGAAGCCGGCACCACCGTGCTGCCGGACGGCACCGTGAAGGAGAACACCGATCTCATCGACGTCATGTACGCCTCTGCCGACGATTCCATGAGCGACGACGACCTCCTCGCCTTCGAGCGCACCGTGTGCCCGACATGCGGCTCATGCGCCGGCATGTTCACCGCGAACTCGATGAACTGCCTCACGGAGGCGATCGGCCTTGCACTGCCCGGCAACGGCACGGTGCTCGCCTCGCACGGCTACCGCAAGCAGCTGTTCGAGCGGGCGGCACAACAGGTGGTCAAGATCGCCAACCAGTACTACCAGCATGACGACGAATCCGTGCTCCCCCGTTCGATTGCCACGAAGCACGCCTTCGAGAACGCCATGACGATGGATGTGGCGATGGGCGGCTCGACGAACACCGTGCTGCACATTCTCGCGATGGCACAGTCCGCGGACGTCGACTTCACACTCAATGACATCGAACGCATCTCGCATACGGTGCCGTGCATCTGCAAGGCATCGCCATCCGGCGAATGGGAGATCTCCGACGTACACCGAGCCGGAGGCATCACCGGAATCCTGGGTGAGCTCGACCGTGCCGGCAAGCTCCACCGCGATGTGCATTCAATCGACTACCCCTCGCTCGAGGCCAAGCTCGACGAGTGGGACATCATGCGCGACTCCTGCACCGAATACGCCAAGGAGTTCTACAGGGCGGCTCCAGGCCACATCGTCTCCCCCGAGCCATGGACCCATGAGACGAAATTCGATTCGCTTGACACCGACCGTGTGAACGGCGCAATCCACGACATCGACCACCCCGCCGTGACCGAAGGCGGTCTTGCCGTGCTGCGTGGCAACCTCGCCCCGGATGGCGCTGTGGTGAAGACCGCAGGTGTGCCGAAGGAGATCTGGAAGTTCCGTGGTCCCGCGCTCGTCGTCGAATCGCAGGAGCAGGCGGTCGAGGTCATTCTCAACGACACGCTGAAACCAGGTCAGGCACTCATCATCCGTTATGAGGGACCGAAGGGCGGCCCAGGCATGCAGGAGATGCTCTACCCGACCTCGTTCGTCAAAGGCAAGGGCATAGGCAAGGACGTCGCACTGATCACCGATGGTCGCTATTCGGGCGGCTCCTCGGGCCTGTCAATCGGCCATGTGGCGCCTGAGGCGGCGAGCGGCGGCAACATCGCGCTCGTCGAGAACGGCGACATCATCACCATCGACATCCCGAACCGCACGATCAACGTCGAGCTGACCGACGAGGAACTCGCCGAGCGCCGTGCCAAACTCGAGGCCGGCGATGGCTATGTCGCACACCGTGATCGCAAGGTGAGCCAAGCACTCAAGGCCTTCGCCGCCTTCGCCAGGTCGGCCGACAAGGGCGCCACCCGCGACCCCGAGCTCATCGACCGTCTTTCGGGACTGGCCTGA
- the rpoZ gene encoding DNA-directed RNA polymerase subunit omega, whose amino-acid sequence MAFGTEPTPTGLADPPIDDLMEHADSKYALAIFAAKRARQINSYFTQLNEGLLQNVGPLVEYKSQEKPLSIAFREIDEGLLEETLGEDDLSEGN is encoded by the coding sequence ATGGCATTCGGCACTGAGCCTACCCCGACCGGTCTTGCGGATCCGCCGATCGACGACCTCATGGAGCATGCGGATTCCAAGTACGCACTGGCCATTTTCGCTGCCAAGCGTGCTCGCCAGATCAATTCCTACTTCACGCAGCTCAATGAGGGTCTGCTGCAGAACGTCGGTCCGCTCGTCGAGTACAAGAGCCAGGAGAAGCCGCTGTCGATCGCGTTCCGTGAGATCGACGAAGGCCTGCTTGAGGAGACGCTCGGCGAAGACGATCTGAGCGAAGGCAACTAG
- the metK gene encoding methionine adenosyltransferase, with product MAEVKLISAESVTEGHPDKICDQISDAILDDMLRQDPHSHVAVETSATKGQFWVFGEVTSKGYSDIQSIVRDTVRRIGYTSSVIGLDADSCGVLVSLSEQSPEINQGVSRIESDRENAVSREERYEAQGAGDQGVMFGYASDETDVLMPLPIHLAHRLAYRLAEVRKNGEVKFLRPDGKTQVTIEYDEENRPLRVDTVLISTQHDPEVSQEALREDLREHVIEPVLDEVLGDAVKHDDYRVLVNPTGSFIMGGPAADAGLTGRKIIVDTYGGAAHHGGGAFSGKDPSKVDRSAAYAARWVAKNIVAAGLAHKVEVQVAYAIGVAEPVSINVETYGTEADGVTREQIQEAVRKVFDLRPAAIVDELDLLRPIYSKTAAYGHFGREDDDFTWEHTNKVDELKQAIATLVD from the coding sequence ATGGCAGAAGTGAAGCTGATCTCCGCGGAATCCGTTACCGAAGGGCATCCCGACAAGATCTGTGATCAGATTTCCGACGCCATTCTCGACGACATGCTCCGCCAGGACCCGCATTCCCATGTGGCGGTGGAGACATCCGCCACGAAGGGCCAGTTCTGGGTGTTCGGCGAAGTGACGAGCAAAGGGTACTCCGACATCCAGAGCATTGTGCGCGATACAGTGCGTAGGATCGGGTACACCAGTTCGGTGATTGGTCTGGATGCGGATTCCTGTGGCGTTCTTGTTTCACTGAGCGAACAAAGCCCCGAAATCAACCAGGGTGTTTCCCGAATCGAGTCGGACCGGGAGAACGCCGTCTCGCGCGAGGAACGCTACGAGGCCCAGGGGGCGGGCGACCAGGGCGTCATGTTCGGCTATGCAAGCGACGAAACCGATGTGCTCATGCCATTGCCGATCCATCTGGCGCATCGTCTGGCATACCGGCTCGCCGAGGTGCGTAAGAACGGCGAGGTGAAATTCCTGCGCCCTGACGGCAAGACGCAGGTGACCATTGAATACGATGAGGAGAACAGACCGCTGCGCGTCGACACCGTGCTCATCTCCACACAGCACGATCCCGAGGTCTCGCAGGAGGCATTGCGCGAGGATCTGCGGGAGCATGTGATTGAGCCGGTGCTCGATGAGGTGCTGGGGGATGCGGTGAAGCACGACGACTACCGCGTGCTCGTCAATCCGACAGGTTCGTTCATCATGGGCGGTCCGGCAGCGGATGCAGGGCTGACCGGTCGCAAGATCATCGTCGACACCTATGGCGGTGCGGCCCATCATGGCGGCGGCGCGTTCTCGGGCAAGGATCCGAGCAAGGTGGATCGTTCCGCGGCCTATGCCGCACGTTGGGTCGCCAAGAACATCGTGGCCGCGGGTTTGGCCCATAAGGTCGAGGTGCAGGTTGCCTACGCCATCGGCGTGGCCGAGCCGGTGAGCATCAATGTGGAGACCTACGGCACCGAGGCGGACGGCGTGACCCGCGAGCAGATTCAGGAAGCCGTGCGCAAGGTGTTCGATCTGCGTCCTGCCGCGATTGTGGACGAGCTCGACCTGCTGCGTCCGATCTATTCGAAGACGGCTGCGTACGGCCACTTCGGCCGTGAGGACGATGACTTCACTTGGGAGCACACCAACAAGGTCGATGAGCTCAAGCAGGCCATCGCCACCCTCGTCGACTGA
- a CDS encoding class I SAM-dependent methyltransferase: MAAMTVAQMIELFLKPGAPVHIESFDGSSYGSDDAPLTLQVKNSRAIYYMVNAPSELGLARAYLQGDIDSPQLVPGNPYALFKELVPLKSYLRTPNPAQLAKALASVAYHGFHRPAPPDIEGPSRARRISEGLLPHSKAGDEATVSYHYDQSNEFYSMFLGPSMTYTCAVFDSPLMSLEAAQKNKIDLVLDKLALQPGERLLDIGCGWGSMVIEAAKRGIKALGVTLSEEQVEWAQRWIKDEGLEDLAEVRLMDYRDVPEGDFDGICSIGMMEHVGHKHYPSYFKEIYDKLKPGAKLLNHQITRCNSHQGKKAGQFIDRYIFPDGELSSPAEIEMVIQDTGFEVIDQENLRQHYALTLHRWNENLVVHWDDAVKLVGEPKARLWGLYMAGCAFNFEMNNIQVHQFLAIKPNDEGTDTYPLRPWWPNH, translated from the coding sequence ATGGCCGCAATGACCGTAGCACAGATGATTGAGCTGTTCCTCAAGCCGGGTGCACCTGTGCATATTGAAAGTTTCGATGGGTCGTCGTATGGGTCCGACGATGCTCCGCTGACGTTGCAAGTGAAGAACTCGCGCGCCATCTACTACATGGTGAATGCGCCGAGCGAGCTCGGCCTGGCCCGCGCCTACCTGCAGGGGGACATCGATTCGCCGCAGCTCGTGCCCGGCAATCCATATGCGCTGTTCAAGGAACTCGTACCGCTCAAGTCGTACCTGCGTACACCAAATCCAGCCCAACTGGCCAAGGCGCTCGCTTCGGTGGCCTACCATGGGTTCCACCGTCCCGCGCCTCCCGATATCGAGGGCCCAAGCCGTGCCCGCCGCATCAGCGAAGGACTGCTGCCGCATTCGAAGGCCGGCGACGAGGCCACGGTGAGCTACCATTACGACCAGTCGAACGAATTCTATTCGATGTTCCTGGGACCATCCATGACCTACACCTGCGCGGTGTTCGACTCCCCGCTCATGTCGCTCGAGGCCGCGCAGAAGAACAAGATCGACCTCGTGCTCGACAAGCTCGCACTCCAGCCGGGAGAACGACTGCTCGACATAGGTTGCGGTTGGGGGTCCATGGTGATCGAAGCTGCCAAACGCGGCATCAAGGCCCTCGGCGTCACGCTGAGCGAGGAGCAGGTCGAATGGGCTCAACGCTGGATCAAAGACGAAGGACTGGAGGACCTTGCCGAGGTGCGACTCATGGACTATCGTGACGTTCCCGAAGGCGATTTCGACGGCATCTGCTCCATCGGCATGATGGAGCATGTCGGGCACAAGCACTACCCGTCGTATTTCAAGGAGATCTACGACAAGCTCAAACCGGGCGCCAAATTGCTTAACCACCAGATCACCCGGTGCAACTCGCATCAGGGCAAGAAAGCCGGTCAGTTCATCGACCGTTACATATTCCCGGACGGCGAGCTCTCCTCACCGGCCGAGATCGAGATGGTGATCCAAGACACGGGCTTCGAGGTGATCGATCAGGAGAACCTCCGCCAGCACTATGCACTCACGCTGCACCGTTGGAACGAGAATCTGGTGGTGCATTGGGATGACGCCGTCAAGCTCGTCGGTGAGCCGAAGGCCCGTTTGTGGGGGCTCTATATGGCCGGTTGCGCGTTCAATTTCGAGATGAACAACATTCAGGTGCATCAGTTCCTCGCCATCAAACCAAACGATGAGGGCACTGACACCTACCCGTTGCGTCCATGGTGGCCGAACCACTGA